DNA sequence from the Saccopteryx leptura isolate mSacLep1 chromosome 4, mSacLep1_pri_phased_curated, whole genome shotgun sequence genome:
CGTTAATGTTCTGATCCTATACTACGCCTTCCTTATGGAATACATCGTTCTCAACGTGGGCCTCGTCTTCTTGCCGGAGGACATGGACCAGGCGCTTGTGGACCTCGGCGTGCTTTCCGACCCCGGCTCGGGCCTCTACGATGCCGACTCGGAGCTCGACGTCTTTGATGGTTACTTGGAGTAGGCcttgcctctccccaccccccacgacCCGCAACCATCCGCTCGGATCAGCCGCTCCGATCATGCCACCGCTGCTGCATGAGGGCACCGTCTGGCTAGGGATGGGACCTCCAGGATGGGGCCTTCTCCAGGCCCCGAGGCCTGTAAGTGCCCTCTCTGCGCCGGGTGAGGACGGGTTGGGGCGCTGGTGAGGAAGAGGCAGGCGTCCCCAAGCCGGACACAGTCCCTCCCCCAGGCTTCTGATCATTCCTCCATCCGCCTTCTCCAGGTCTATCTGGATGCCAGGAATGGCCGGACTCCTCTTAGACCCTTAGATGGAGTTGGAAGGCTTCCCCTAAGGAAAGTGACAGCTGTTGCAAAGGGGAAGGGAGCCAGGGTCTAAGTAGCGTTTGGGTTGACCATAGTACCAACAGCCACAGCTGTGGAAAAGACCTTTGCTCTCAAATCCATTTGAGGCAGATCTGTCAGCTCCTCCCCCTATCCCCAGCCTGGCTTGATGATGACCTTGGTTTTGGGGGGATTCTCACTAGTCTGGAAGGATAAAGACTTGGAATGTCATAAAAGGTATGAAGCGAGGCAGTGATCGCCTTTGTCTCAGGCCTCTTGCGGTCGGAGAGCAAGGACTCCTGGCTGGGGGTGTAAGAGGAGAAACCTTCAGCAAAGAACCCTGTACTTCCGTTGGCCTTGGGTTTGTGGCTGTTTTGGAGTCAGGTTTCAGGGTGCCCCAGCTCGGCAGTGTTGTAGCTGGAATCTGCAGGTGCTGCCAGTTTCACAGGCTGCCTTCACAGAGCAGGCAAGCTGGGGATTGGTGCTGGGGCTGGCTTTGCCGGCTGTGTGTGCAAGGCCTCAGGGGGCTCTTGGGTCAGCAGAAGAAACTACGGTATCATTGCCCTGAGGTGTTCCAAGTCCTGCGCTAGGCTGCAACCAGAAAGCTGTGTCCAGCCCCAACTGTGTGTTGGTGGGAGAGAAATTAAAATCCAGAAAGGAGAAAGACTTGGCCAAAGTAACACATCAAAGAAgagaggcaaataaataaataaataaatgagaaaaacaaagagaaaaaagagaggcagCTGGAATAGGTGGGAGAAGGACAAGCAAACTGTTGGGTCTGGTGAGGCTTCATGGAGCATGCAGGAACTCGTTGGCGGAGCCTCTCAGGTAGCCATCGCCAGAGTGTCACTAGGTACAGGGCCCGAGTGGCAGTGGAAGGGGGACACTGAGGCATTGGGCAAGGGCTTCTTTTGGAAAACAGACACTAATACTACTCACCCGAAGCAGGCTGAATTAACACCTCTCCTCTGTTAATTCTAAACCAAGATGACCATAGTCAGAGGGTGATTCAGGGTAGGACCAGACCTTCTGCCAGTAGTGCTGGGGGTCAGGGGCTCCCTTAAGGGGTTAGCAGGTATATTTCTTTGAAGAAAGCTTCATTTGAACTACTTTGTATAACTACGCAGTCTGCCTGcctagccagccagccagccagccaaccaaccatTTGTTGGTTCTTTTATtgaacaaatgtttactgagtacctactgtgcCTTGTGGGTAAACACAGTGAGCCAGACAGACTTAGCCCTGGCCCTCCTAGCACTTGGTGAGAGAGACAAGCAGTTCCCAAACAAGATCGTCAGACGTATTTGAGAGCTATAAAGGCAGGTAAGGACATGGGCGCCCCTTTTGTGTTCACTACTGTTTCCTCAGCACCTAGAATGGTGCCTagcacttagtaggtgctcacTAAATGTCTATCAAGTAAATGGCACAATAATAGAGTTGGGCAGTTTCAGATAGGGGGATCAGAGAAGGCCCTTCCGAGGAGATGGCCTACTTGAGCTGAGCCCTGAATTGCTAGGAGGCAGACATGAAGACCTGGAGAAGAGCAatccaggcagagggagggaacTGCGAGTGCCAAGGCCGTCGGTGGGAAAGAGCTGGTTCCTCCATCAGCTGAAAGGAGGCTGTTGGGGCTGGTGGAGAGCAGCCCCAGGAGAGGTCAGTGTGGTGGGTGGAGCCAGACTATGGGACCTGGAGGCCACAGCCATAAGCAGTAGGAAGCCATCAGCGGGTATTATTTAGGCAGGGGATGACACAGTCTCACTTCACAGGTGACTGAGGCTTGGATGAGACAAGGTTAGTAAAGATGGAGAAACACGAACAGACTAAGAAGACCTTTTGAAGGCAGCACCTATGGAATCCAGATCGAATCTTATCCTGAGTGTTGGTCATCTGCCGTGCCTGGTTCCAGGCTCTTTGGTgattcagtcattcaacaaatgttagcCGTGCCTATTCTTCTGCCAGGCCCTGCGCTAGACTCCGGGGATCCCAAGATGAATCCCTGCCCCACAAGCCAAGCACTTGACTTTCAGACAGTGTGACTTGGTGAAGACTGTCTTATTTTATCTCTGCGCGTTAACAGAAACACTTCCCCTTCCAAGTGAAAACATTGGCTTACTCTGAACCAAAACCTGAACCCTGAATGTTTTGACATACTTTGCAGCAAACACTGTTTACGCAGAAACACAGGAAGTGTGTCTCAGGGCTGCAAAGCTTTCAAAGGGACAGGGCTGGACGCTGGGAGATAGCggggcctgggctgtgggaggtaCTGGTGCCTGGAGAGATGGTGGAAGGCCCCGCACAGCATCCCTTCTTCCCCACCCAAGTCCAAAGCGGTCTTGGTCCCTCCCAAGGACCTGGGAAGCCCCGacttgggtgggggaggggtggggagaagcaggaaaggcCTTTGGGAAAGATTAAAGCTGATCTGACTGCATCTCCTCTCCAGGCCCCTTTCCATAGCAGAGGAACTCGAAGGATCAAATCTTGCTCTTTCTCGCTCATTCTCGCGTGGCCACAGTCTCATGAAACGCTAAGGCTAAGGAGCGGGCCAGGCAGTGGTGACGAGGGTGGATCTCCAGATGAAAAGATGAACTCACTTTcgttccctctctttctcttttttctctaatgTGTGTGCATACATAGTTCAGGTCCTTAAACATTTGTTGAGAACTTATTGAGGAGACAGTGTTAGGGTCAAACACTGGGTTCCAGTCCCAATTCAGACGCTGAGTTCCAATCCCAGTCCTaattgtgaccttgggcatgctGCCTACCTCCCTGAGTGTCAGATTCCTCTTCTGTAAAGCGGAGATCATGAAAACCTGCCTCCtcgtgaggattaaatgagatagatGTAAAGCTCTTAGACCTTTCTGTGTACAACAAATGACATAATAAAATTAaccactattattattaatagatataatGGAAAGTGTGTACTCTCAGGTCCTTAAGAGTGTATAAAGCTACACATATACCCATTGATAATTATATCCCATGATGAGCAAAAGGGGGTTGGCTGGTTGGGTGATGGGTAGGTCCAGGTCTAGACTACTGGGACAGACTTCTCACTCCGCCTTCTAGGCCCAGGGCCGTCGGGAGGCCTTGCCCATTGCACTGTGGCCTCCAAAGGCCACTAGATCTGGAGCCCTGGAGAGCCACAGCTCCGGTTTTGTAGGTGTTGATCATTGCCTAGGAGCAGGGAgcggggaggcaggaaggcaggagctCCGTCCGCCCTTCCCGGGAGACAGGAGGAAGGGCCACTGCAGCCGGCCCGGAAGCCGGAGAGAGGCCACGTCCTAGCAGCTCTGATGCAGAGGCATCTCAGCTGAATTAGTTTGTCCTGGTTCCTGATGAAAGCCGATGGTGCCTGCCTGCCAGCCCTCTCTTGGCATAGGGGGAGgactgtgggagagggaggagcaggggaaTGGGGAGACGAGAATGCAGCTGCCAGTCGGCATGGCCCGGCAGAGCTCAGATTTGGAGCTAAGTGTAACCAGATCCAGCAGTCAGCTTACTACAGGGTTTTCCAGGCTTCGGTCTCCCCACTGGGTGTGCAGCCACTCCTCTCCCATCTACCTGCCCCGCTCCCTTCTGCCAATCTGTGGCCTTGGCCTGCACCATCAGCAGAACACGCAGGAAGCTGGGCATATTACTGCTCTGCTCTGAAACCCAAACCTATTTTGGGGACATGGGCACAATAAATTCAAGTCCTGAGAGCTCCACGCTGGGGTCTGGGCTGATTGGGAAACCAGGTGGGAAGTTACGACTGTCATCCAGGCAAGCGACAGGCAATGATGACGAGGGGAGGCATGTGTACCCCTAGGCCTGCTGACTCACCAGTCTGTCCTGACATTAGACTTACCCGAAGGGCACTGTCCACAAGGTGCATTAGTTCTGGCTGCCTCTTTGGACAGGAAAAGAGCCAATATGCCAGTATGTGTCTTAAGACAGCTGAGATGCCAGAGGTCCCACCCCCTTGGCTCTCAGTTACGCAAACGAGATTTGGTCCAAGGCACACCCTCACAGGCCTTGTGTCTGTTTGTTGGATAAAGAAATTAAGGGCTCCTCTCCAGTTGACCATCTGTATCCCTGGTTAATCTGCTGAGTcgtctcccccaccccaggactTCTGGAGACTTAGTTTGCTTTTGAAAAACCAAGATGACAATAAATGGGACAGGCATCATTTATCCCCATCtctcaaataaagaaactgagacccagaaaggGGAGTGAGAGCCAGGGAGACAAAGCTGAGCGAGAGGCGAGACTCCCAACCCAGTGCTGAGTGGGTATGTGGGGGCCTCCAGGGAGGGGCTCTGACCTGTCCTTGTAACACTACTCCCAGCTCTGCCAGACCTGCCTTACGcactccccttccttttctctgagTTTCTTAACAAAACACAAAGCCATTTTGAAATttacaattacataaaaattataagaagAGGACACAGAATTCTCATATTCTCGCCAGTTCATCAATTGTACTGGTTCACATTTCGCCACATTTGCTGGTGTATGCAACATGTGTTCTCTCTGTATGTACccagtatatacacatacatatgcgTATGATTACTTTTCTGAACTATTTGAAAACAGATTGCAGATGTTATGTTCTTGTACTCCTAAATATTTCAGTGTGAATTTCCTTAGAACAAGGACATTCACTTATATAACCacagtacaattttttttaattgattcacttttgaagagaggaagggagagagagaaagactgagatcgagggaagcattcattttgttattccacttagttatttattcattggttgcttcctgaatgtgccctgaggATCAGACCTGCAACCGTGGTGTTttaggacaacgctctaaccagccaagcttacctggccagggcaatctCAGTACAATTGTCATTCCAGCAAATTCAACATTGATGCCATCCTAGGACCAATCTAATTTATGCCTTTATTCAAATTTCATCAACTGTCCCAATAGTGTTTTACACTAAaaagatgggcctgaccaggcagtggcttagtggataaaacatcaaactgggacacagaggacccaggttcgagaccctgagatcgccagcttaagtgcgggctcatctggtttgagcaaggctcaccagcttgagcccaaggttgctggcttgagcaaggggtcattcggtctgctgtagccccccaatcaaggcacatatgagaaagcaatcagtgaacaactaagatgccacaacgaagaactgatgcttctcatctctctaccttcctgtccctgtctgtccctctctctgtctgtcacacacacacacacacacacacacacacacacacacaagatgggTGGGGGGTTGAGGCCCAGATCTAATCCCAGACCACCCCTTTGCACTGATTGTCATGTCTCTGTTGCTTCTTCAGTCTGGGACAGCTCCTCGGTTTGTGTCTCTTTCATGACATTGACACTTGTAAAGAATACAAGTCTGGTATTTTGTAGACTGTCTCAATTTGTTTGTCTGATGCTCTTGAGATTAGATTCAGATGATGCATTTTTGGCAGGAACACCACAGAGAAGTCAGTGCATGTTTTTCTGAGTGCATCGTACCAGAAGACACATGGCACCCATCTGCCTCGTTACTGGTGATGTTAACTTCGTTCACTTGGCTAAGGTGGTGTCTTCGGTTCTTCACTGTCAAGTTGTTTCTCCCTTTATAGCTTCTAGTTTGTGATTATCTACTAGTGTTAGCGCTtcactttttgaaaatatttttcatgtgaattttttttaaagaatgtttatgtCATTGAAAAGAGAAAACCAGCATCACTTGGCATGGATAAGAACAGTGAGTGCCAAAGTCATTAACTTCTGGCCAGACACTGCAGCCAGCTAAAGGTGCAGGGCCTCTGGCCTGCTCTTTGTTAAAAAGGCAGATTAGCAACTTTTAGCTTCAGAGTGGAACTTTCTCTTTGAAGTAATCATAAGAATTGACTGAGAACCAAAACGAATCACTTATTTCATGTGACTTGGTGTTACTTAAGGCTGTCTCCACAGACCCCCTGAAATTGTGGGGTCTTCACAATCAGATTTTGGgttaaatcccagctctgccaacgCCTTGGACAAGTGACTTCGCCTCAggcctctgtttccttctctaaaCTGGGGGTGACAGTTGATGATATGTCATACCCAGAAGGGTCTTAGACCTGGAAGTGTTTCTTGCTTTTCTTGGGGGCCAGTTACCCAGGAGGGTGTGTCTGTGTGGATGGCCTCTGAAGCAGCCCAAGGCCAGTGATAACCAGCGCCCCCACACCCTCATCCGTGGGCCAGTCCTGGGGGTGGCTGGGAGCTGGTCCCAGTTCCGGTTACCTCTGGAAGGGACAGGCTTCATTCCTGGGATTCTTCCTGGCACGGGACTTGGTGGGTGGTTAAAGCTGCAACCTGtgaagcaggcagggctgggcagggcaagGCTCATCAGCCCCATGACGCAGggaaggccaccgaggcttgggAAGGTTCAGTGACTCACCCCGATGGCCAGCTATCAGGCGGCTGGGTTGGGCCTCCCAGCCACACTCGCGCGGCCTCCACAGTGAGGTCAGGCGTCCGGGAGGCAGTGAGCAGGCGGAAGCAGAGTGCCATCTGCCTCTGGCTCCCCTGCCACCTCTGTGGCACTTGACATTTTTCCTGTTTGACCAAAGAAACCAGGCTCAGGTTTGCCTTTCAGGCTAGAATTCATAGTTTCGTTTCCATCATGTTTATTTTAGCATCGTCTAACGTTTATGACAAATGataccatttttttattcatgataATGGCATAAAggtttctttcaaatttttggaGTCACAAGAAGGAGGTGTGTTGGTTGGAAATACCCTGCCAGGAGCAGTACAGGTGGCCCTTGGATGTGGCAGGATCAGAAGGTGCTGGGCCAGCGCTACCCCACAGAGGGCCTCGCGGAATCTTGGACACTGAACAGACTCGGTGTGCCCACAGAATCGTCACAAAGCCCACGGCTATGAGTGTCGGTGGCTGACGTACAAACCAGAACCCACATTTGAGAACCTGGTCCGTGTTTCTCCAGAACACTGGCTTCCATCAGAGGCATGACCCAGGCAGACTGAGAGCTTCTCTCCTGTCACCTTCTGGTCATCAAACTAGACAAGGTGGAGGCCTCCTACCACACAGCCCGTCACGGGGAACACAGTAGAGACACAGGGCAACTCATCCGGATGATGTCTGTGGCAACATCGCCACTGTAATTGATTGGTGACATCGCCACTGTAATTGATCGTTTGGTACGTAGACCAAGAGGTGGGAGTAATGGGTTTCCAGCAGGCAATGGCTGTGGAGAAGGCAAAGGGTGCTCCTTTCTGAAGGCCGCCGGCGTCTAGGAGCCCGCTGCCCGGTGTGCGTTCTAGCTGGGAACCGGTGGGGACCCGGAGGCGAGGAGCCAGCATGCACGTGCCTCCTGTGTGCCGACTGTGGCAGGCATTCCACACGTTTCAGGCCATCTTCACCACAAACAGCCCAGTGAGGTGAGCACTGTCAGCACTGTCTTCCTTTCGGAGGAGGAAACAGACCCAGAGAGATTAGGTGACTTGCTTGAAGTAGTACAGCTAGGAAGGGGCAGAGCCAGCATTACCCCAGACAGGCCAGTTCCAGACCTGTGCTGGCTCCCCCAGGGCACTAGGACAGTGGATGGCTGAGGCACAAAAAGGAGTCCCCTGTCAGCGTGTCCAGAGCATCACCCCACCAGCACCTTTAAGATTCATgggccacttctcacttcaacCCAGTCCTCTGCAGAGGTATCAAGTGGGACATTACTGCTTCAAATGGACTAAGTGCCCAACTGTCATTCTAATGACCAACGAGTCAGCCACTCACTCCCTCTCTCCAGCTCTGGAGAGTCGCCTGGAATGAGGtagtttcaaaaagaaagaaaaaaagccaacGACTAATGAATTCGATTCTAGAAGCTGCAGCCACGGGATGCTTTGCAGCTAGGGCTTTTGATGCCTTGGAGGAAAGAAATGGACCAAAGACGCTGAGAGGAATTAAGTCTTTGGTGTCAAACCATggaggttcaaatcctggctctcctgtgtggccttgcacaatttacttaacctctctgagcccgtGTGAAATTTAGAAATGATGGTTCTTCTTGGCCCCACCTCCTAGGGCTGTTTTGAGGAATAAATGAGCTAAGACTGGATTTAAAGCAGATGGTGCTAGGTGAGTGTAAAGCGCTTGATCAATGTCGACTGCTGCTCTCATTCTGGGGTTTGCTGTGAGACCAGACCTGCAAGTCAGAGGAACAAGCGGATTGGTCTTTAACCGTGGGTGACCCAGATGAGAGGGCCCAGGCCATCCGCCAGCCATGGATACAGAAACCTGGGATGACATCTCCGTGCTCAACTTGCAGTGTGGCTTAGGGCGGATCACCACCCTCTGTGGGCCCCTCCATTCTCTGTGGAGTGAGCGGCACCAACTTGGATCAGTATCGCCCAAACCGCCTGGCTGCTGGTGGCgaagtggatggagcgtcgacctggagtgctgaggctaccggatcgaaaccctgggcttgcccagtcaaggcacacacgaccggcaatcaatgaacagctaaaatgaagcaactataaattgatacttctcatttttccctcctctctctctgaaatcaataaataaaattaaaaaaaaaaaaggatggcccAAACATTATATGACACTGTCAATAATTTTTCCCTATTGTCCGATTGCCTGAActtctatgtagttttcttttaatctGG
Encoded proteins:
- the DEXI gene encoding dexamethasone-induced protein: MPGARVAAHLDALGPLVPYVPPPLLPSMFYVGLFFVNVLILYYAFLMEYIVLNVGLVFLPEDMDQALVDLGVLSDPGSGLYDADSELDVFDGYLE